CTTGCCCAACTTGAGGAGGAGAGAGATTTGAAGATCACTGTGATCATCATCGCATTCCAGGCTCAGGCGAGAGGCTTCCTGGCcagaaagtatgaaaataaatttctccAAAGTCATACTTTACTCTTTAGAAAACAACTGCCTGTGATGAGCCGTGCTCTCCACATCAAGTGTTTTGGACAGTAATTTGGCTTCATCTATTCAACATTAGAGGGAGGATTACACGATGGCActctgttttccttctgtctttaTCACCATAAATTAGAAGAGTGTATTTAATGGTTTttactgatgtgtttttaaaggGCATTTGCCAAGAGGCAACAGCAGCTGACAGCCATGAAAGTGATCCAGAGGAACTGTGCCGCCTACCTCAAACTCAGAAACTGGCAGTGGTGGAGGCTCTTCACAAAGGTCAGTGGGCCACCTTCATTTATATTTGtctatatttgtatttttatgtagaATAAGTTAAAGGAGAAATTCAGAAAgttaaaaactgcttttatatgGTGCTCAAGATGGTGTTACTTCCTCCTCTGAACAGGTCAAGCCTCTGCTGCAAGTGACCcgacaggaggaggagatgagtcTGAAGGACGAGGAGCTGCAGAAAGCCAAAGAAGTGGCCACAAAGTTTGAGTCAGAGCTGAAAGAAATCACCCTAAAACACACTCAAGTAAAGAATGAAACACATTCCTTAAATGAGTTTGTCTTCCTAAAACTGGGTCCAGCTTCCAGTTTAATTTCTCataattaaatgaaacagtGACAGAAAGCCAGAGAGAGGAAGATACTGTGAGTGGTGTACTAATGCTGAAACTAAACAGCCTCCATCTTTGTGTCCTACAGATTGTTGAGGAGAGGAACGCGCTTCAGGAGCAGCTTCAGGCAGAGACAGAGCTGTTTGCAGAGGCTGAGGAGATGAGGGTCCGTCTGGCAGCTAAGAAACAAGAGCTGGAAGAAATCCTGCATGAGATGGAGGCAAGgctggatgaagaggaggaacgCGCTCAGGCATTGCTGCTGGATAAAAAGAAGATGCAACAGCAGATGCAGGTCTACATATCAGTCTTGATATCTgttattgcagtttttttttctgtgttcagcTACCTTTAATGTGACAAATGAAGATGCTGCTGTAGAGACTGAGAGTTATTTCATGTGCAGGAACTGGAGGAACAtttagaagaggaggaggatgcccgtcaaaagctgcagctggaaaaGGTTACGTGTGAAGGAAAGATTAAAAAGTTGGAGGAGGACGTTCTGGTAATGGAAGACCAGAACAACAAGCTTCTTAAGGTAGGTTTTTGGATATCTCCATTTATTTGAGACCTAAGTCAGTCTTTACTAAGACAGTTTATATATGATGTTTGTAGGAGCGCAAGCTGATGGAGGAAAGAATTGCTGACTTCAGTGCAACcttagcagaagaagaagaaaaatctaagAACCTCACCAAgctcaaaaataaacatgaatccATGATTTCTGAATTGGAAGGTAATCATCTTTTTATGCATTACCATAACCATTTCTGCTAATACAATGCAAGCTGTGTTATGTAGATTTTTTAatgctctctctgtctcactctCCTGTTTTAGTCcgcttaaaaaaagaagaaaagacccGCCAGGAGCTGGATAAGGCAAAGCGCAAGTTGGAGGCTGAGTCCAATGATCTACAAGAGCAGATAGCCGACCTGCAGGCCCAGATCGCTGACCTCAAAGCGCAGCTTGCCAAGAAGGAGGAGGAACTGCAGAACGCTTTGGCCAGGTGATGCCAGATTCTGAGTCATTCTTTTACAAGCACCAAATTTTCATCGTAactgtttcttttctgtcaaGATAACTAGTATCTTTGCTCTCTCAGGTTAGAAGATGAGACGGCCCAGAAAAACAACGCGCTGAAGAAGATCAGAGAGCTGGAGGGACACATCTCCGACCTACAAGAGGACCTTGACTCTGAGCGAGCGGCCAGAAATAAAGCAGAGAAGATCAAACGGGACCTGGGAGAGGAGCTAGAGGCCCTCAAGTCTGAGCTAGAGGACACCCTGGACACCACTGCCACACAACAGGAGCTAAGGTACATCACCATAAGCTGAAGTATGCAAATATGTATTCAAAGgatttatataaatttaattcatattaaatatttggCTGATAGTGCCTCTGATAACGATCAAAAGTATATTATGCTAAATATGTAAAATTCTGATCAAGtttaatctgtctttctgtAGAGCCAAACGTGAGCAAGAAGTGACGCTGCTGAAAAGAGCCATGGAGGATGAGAACCGCACACACGAGGCTCAGGTTCAGGAgatgagacagaaacacactcagGCCGTGGAGGAGCTCACCGAGCAGCTGGAGCAGTCTAAACGGGTGGGCCTGCATTAATACACACATAATGCACTGGTCAATAAGCCAGAGTTAGGCTCTTAACACTAACCtgcaaaagcattaaaaagcatCTAACTCAAGCAATAAACTAGTATTGTCTGTACACATATAGTGAAATAGAAAAGAACCAGTTATATCATTAGGCTCTTTGTTTATAGCAGCCTGTCACAGAcagtatttattaatatttcattatatacatcaacaaaaacaacaaaaataagttttacaaatataaaatagtatttttgcaaGATGATTCCCAAATAACTGCAGCCTGAAAACTTGGTATATCTCAGCTTGGTGTGCAGCAGGTAGAGGACAATAGAAGTGTCaggccttttaaaaaaaaaaaaaaaaaaggcttaaaatTAACTGTATCTAAAAGCAATTTCCCAGGTCCAGAAAAGTCCAAGAAAAACCTTAGAACGGCCCAGAGAAATGCATCTAACCCTTCAGTTGATTCatctactgttcactgaagcTCATCAGATATGGTCTTCACAGAATGGCAGCCATTCTAAGGAAAATGGGAAGAAAAGGCTGAGGAATGCGAAAGGACACaagatttggatttaaaatggaGTGGgtaatcctccccagagcctggacctcaacattactgaagcagtgtgggatcaccTGGACTGAGatcagaacaaaaggcagaaaaagtccttcaagaagtctggagaaaTATTCTTGAGCAcaacttaaagaaatgacagaaagtttgtctggagaaataaaacaaagttagtcaaacaaatttttttaattttcaggcTTGCTAATATTATGCAAGAAAAATACTGCTCAAAataataaagggaacacttaaacaacacatgtTCCAGTTAAAggcaggcaggccagtccatagcatcgaTGTCTTCATCATGCAGAAACTGCTGACACACACCAGACACATGAAGCCGAGCGTTGTCATGCACCAGAAGAAACCCAGGTCCCTCTGCAGCAGCATACGGTCCGACAATGAGTGAAGGTTTCATCCGGGTACCTATTGGCAGTCAGAGTCTCATGTTACctgttgtggtgggagcactggCAAAATGCTGACGTGACCACAAATCACccagaaaggatgaagacagggaAATGGTCTGTGCTGGACCATTCCTTTATAGGGTTGGTCTTGCTAATTGtctctcatttccacctgttgtctgttccatttcttttttttttatttttttgccagaTATATTGCATTTTATCCATGTTTGCATGGGTCAGATTACTGTTGCACCTATATTGTTCTGCtgacaacaaataaagaaattgttgGCTCAAGACACTTGCACACCACTGTAAGTTTATTTTCACTTATCTACAGTATATACTGACATCTTCCCTTGTTTCCTCTGCTTAGGTGAAGACAAACCTGGAGAAGGCTAAACAAGCCCTTGAAAAGGAAACATCTGAACTAACTATAGAGGTCCGGTCACTGACTCAGGCCAAACAGGAAGGGGAGCAcaagaggaagaagctggagggtCAGGTGACAGATCTTCAATCACGCTTCAGCGACAGCGAGAAGCAGAAGGCTGAGCTGGGCGAGCGCTGCTCCAAGATGACTGTAAGTGTCTTTCATTTTCAGTACTCCATGTGAGTACCACACATGAATTCTAAGAAAATGTTAATCTCTGGTAGGTTGAACTGGAGAGTGTGACAAACCTACTGAATGAAGCAGAGGGCAAGAACATCAAACTGAGCAAAGATGTTACCAGCCTTACTTCCCAAATCCAAGACACACAGGTAAATTATGTGCTTAAACATTCAGCAAACGAGTCACTGCTTTCTTGTAACAATGAAAAATATCTATAATTCTAAGTGATTTGAACCATTAAGCACTGAGCtgctgtgttgctgcaggaGTTACTGGCTGAGGAGACACGCCAGAAACTGCAGTTCTCCACGAAGCTGCGGCAGGCAGAAGATGACAAGAACAGTTTGCAGGAGCAGCTTGAAGAGGAGATGGAGGCCAAGAGGAATGTGGAGAGACATGTGTCCACGCTCAACATCCAGGTCAGAAATCACACTAGTGATATTttaggtgtaaaaaaaaaaaaaaaaagaacatcaaaATCAAAAGGAGAGAAGCAGAAGCttcaaataaactgaaatgtatCTTTAACACAGTTTTGGTTTGTGCTCAGTTATCAGACGCAaaaaagaagctggaggagatgtCAGGAAACATTGAGCTTtttgaagagggaaaaaaacgtCTGCAGAGAGATTTGGAGGCAGCTAACACTCAGTTTGAAGAAAAGGCCTCAGCTTACGACAAGTTGGAGAAAACCAAAAACCGTCTGCAGCAGGAGCTGGAGGACACACTGATGGACCTGGACAACCAGAGACAGATTGTGTCAAACCtggagaagaagcagaagaagtttGACCAGGTCAGAGAAATCAGGAAAAACTGGCTAAGTACAAATTAGAATTAAATGTGAGTACTTTGTGCTTTTCTAGCATTAAAGGATAACAAAACCTTAAGCTGTTAAAACTTTCAGGATTTTGGTCCCTGTTTAGATTTTAAAGATGATAATTGAATCTGATGTTGTAAAATGTTAATGCATGAAAAGGACCTCTTAAACAGTGAAACAGTCCCATTAATCCATCATAATAACTATCCATTCTGACCTCCAGATGCTGGCGGAGGAGAAGAGCATCTCTAGTAAATATGCGGATGAGAGAGATCGGGCAGAAGCTGAggccagagagaaagagaccaAGGCTCTGTCTCTAGCAAGAGCTCTGGAAGAAGCCCAAGATGCCAGAGAAGAACTGGAGAGAGCCAACAAAGCCCTGAGGTTGGAGATGGAGGACCTTATCAGCTCCAAGGATGATGTGGGAAAAAATGTTAGTGCTGAAAAATCACAAAGAGAATTTATTTAACTCAAGagcatttctgttcattttaaaaatatacatatttatactgATGGCAGGTGCACGAACTGGAGAAGTCCAAACGAGGCCTGGAGGCACAAGTGGAAGAGATGAAAACCCaactggaggagctggaggacgAGCTGCAGGCGGCTGAGGATGCCAAGCTGCGTCTGGAGGTTAACATGCAGGCCCTTAAAGCCCAGTTCGAAAGAGACCTCCAAGGACGGGATGAGATGGGCgaggagaagaagaggcagCTGGTCAAGCAGGTAAAGAGgcattaaaaacttttatccTTCCGCCAGGAGTATGTAATCTTATCCAGCCTGAAACGGCTTCAAAACAGCTGGAACGATAAACGATGTGTTCTGATGGCAGGTCCGTGAGTTGGAGACAGAGCTGGAGGATGAACGCAAACAGAGAGCTCTGGCAGCGGCAGCCAAGAAGAAGCTGGAGACAGACATGAAGGATCTGGAGGGACAGATTGAGACGGCCAATAAGGGAAGAGACGAAGCCATCAAGCAGCTCCGCAAACTCCAGGTGGGTGAGAAAGGATGGAGCAGTAGATTCAGCAGGCCTGAAGGTTCTGTCTTTTTACAATAATTCAAAACAATTTAATACATTTGTTGTAGTTAATAGTTTGGTTTTTTATAGATCAGATAGAGAAAACGATTACTGAATCACCTTATCATTTGCATTTCTAACAAAGATACCAGCTCAAGTCCAAATGTAAATGAGTCTTTAGTAAAAAGAGAGTTCATAAGCCTTTAATGAGCTGCTTTAGATGACTGATGAAGCATGGCCCCATTTAAAGAACTCCTTCAATAAAGTGATTCAAGTCAGACTGTAGCTCAGGATGTCAGCTTAGCTGTGTCTACATTTGGAGCAAGAACAAATAACATAGGAAGGttgtaaaaggtaaaaatacaggttaaaaaaaggacagaaaactTAAAGCAGTATGCCTTGAAAATGAGAAATCcacaattaaataaactgaaacaagCCACCAAAATCAGTGAAAGGAAAATGAActataaagagaagaaaacgaGATTAGAGTGGGTTGAAGAAAAATTTTCAGTGATGATCAGTCTACGTTGGGGATGATACCAAAACTTTTATGTGGGCAGAAAGTTTAAGCTGTTAAATTATGCAGTTTTGTGCAATATCTGtgacttattttactttttctttaaatataacaCCTTTTATGAGCTTCCTGCAAGAGTTTACTTTAGGATTGCAGCCTTATAATTAAACAGAACTTGCTCTGTAGAGCTCTTATACACATCACTTGGCTACAGGTCAAAGCTCTTGTTTAAGTAGTTGTTGAGTTTGATGTCTCATCTCTCTCCCTGTTTCTCTctttgtatatttttgtttcCCTTGCTCCGTCCAGGCCCAGATGAAGGACTACCAGAGGGAGTTGGAGGATGCCCGAGCTGCACGGGAGGAGGTGCTGATCACTGCAAAGGAGAGCGAGAAGAAGGCAAAGAGCCTGGAGGCTGAGCTCATCCAGTTACAGGAGGTAACGCTGCAGATTCCTAACAAGGTAATAACTTCACTGTGACGTGAGGCTTCAAATAATTGGATGCACCTTTAATCCACTTTTAGGAACTGGCTGCAGCTGAAAGAGCACGAAAGCAGGCAGAAGCTGAGAGAGATGAATTGAACGATGAGTTGGCAAGCAATTCTTCTGGAAAGTGGGTGAAAAGTTCATGCTGCTGCTTTATCTGTGAAgtgaacaaagaaaacaattgATGGTGACATTTCCTGCTGTGGTCCGCGTGTTCAGGTCGGCTCTGACGGATGAGAAGCGTCGCCTTGAAGCGAAGATCGCCCAGCTAgaagaggagctggaggaggagcagagcaACATGGAAATCCTTAATGACAGGCTGAGGAAGAGCACGCAGCAGGTGACCTGGCTGGAGAAGCTACTACCATGACTTGATAAAATAATTAGCGTTGACCTTTACTCTGGATGTGCTCCATCCTCAGGTTGATCAGCTGAATATTGAGCTGCAAGCGGAGCGCAGCACCTCACAGAAGAACGAGAGTGCTCGACAGCAAATGGAGCGCCAGAACAAGGAGTTGAAGGCCAAGCTCCAAGAGATGGAG
The Melanotaenia boesemani isolate fMelBoe1 chromosome 4, fMelBoe1.pri, whole genome shotgun sequence genome window above contains:
- the myh11a gene encoding myosin-11a isoform X2 — protein: MSKKTPAEDEKFLFVDRDVLNSPMAQADWAAKKLVWVPSEKHGFEAASIKEEHGEEVLVELADNGKKATVNKDDIQKMNPPKFSKVEDMAELTCLNEASVLHNLRERYFSGLIYTYSGLFCVVVNPYKMLPIYSEKIIDMYKGKKRHEVPPHIYSITDNAYRNMMQDREDQSILCTGESGAGKTENTKKVIQYLAVVASSHKGKKDSSAGELEKQLLQANPILEAFGNAKTIKNDNSSRFGKFIRINFDVTGYIVGANIETYLLEKSRCIRQAKTERAFHIFYYMIAGAKDKLREELLLEPFSNYRFLSAGHVQIPGQQDDEMYEETMEAMNIMGLTEEERIDILKVCSTVMQLGNIEFKKERNQEQATMPDNTAAQKVCHLQGINVTDFTRAILTPRIKVGREVVQKAQTKEQADFATEALAKAIFERLFRWILGRVNKALDKTKRQGASFLGILDIAGFEIFEDNSFEQLCINYTNEKLQQLFNHTMFILEQEEYQREGIEWNFIDFGLDLQPCIELIERPNNPPGILALLDEECWFPKATDVSFVEKLLNTQGNHVKFAKPKQLKSKTEFSILHYAGKVDYNATAWLTKNMDPLNDNVTALLSNSSSPFVQDLWKDADRVVGLDTLAKMTDSSMPSASKTKKGMFRTVGQLYKESLGKLMTTLHNTQPNFVRCIIPNHEKRAGKLDAHLVLEQLRCNGVLEGIRICRQGFPNRIVFQEFRQRYEILAASAIPKGFMDGKQACCLMIKHLDLDPNLYRIGQSKIFFRTGVLAQLEEERDLKITVIIIAFQAQARGFLARKAFAKRQQQLTAMKVIQRNCAAYLKLRNWQWWRLFTKVKPLLQVTRQEEEMSLKDEELQKAKEVATKFESELKEITLKHTQIVEERNALQEQLQAETELFAEAEEMRVRLAAKKQELEEILHEMEARLDEEEERAQALLLDKKKMQQQMQELEEHLEEEEDARQKLQLEKVTCEGKIKKLEEDVLVMEDQNNKLLKERKLMEERIADFSATLAEEEEKSKNLTKLKNKHESMISELEVRLKKEEKTRQELDKAKRKLEAESNDLQEQIADLQAQIADLKAQLAKKEEELQNALARLEDETAQKNNALKKIRELEGHISDLQEDLDSERAARNKAEKIKRDLGEELEALKSELEDTLDTTATQQELRAKREQEVTLLKRAMEDENRTHEAQVQEMRQKHTQAVEELTEQLEQSKRVKTNLEKAKQALEKETSELTIEVRSLTQAKQEGEHKRKKLEGQVTDLQSRFSDSEKQKAELGERCSKMTVELESVTNLLNEAEGKNIKLSKDVTSLTSQIQDTQELLAEETRQKLQFSTKLRQAEDDKNSLQEQLEEEMEAKRNVERHVSTLNIQLSDAKKKLEEMSGNIELFEEGKKRLQRDLEAANTQFEEKASAYDKLEKTKNRLQQELEDTLMDLDNQRQIVSNLEKKQKKFDQMLAEEKSISSKYADERDRAEAEAREKETKALSLARALEEAQDAREELERANKALRLEMEDLISSKDDVGKNVHELEKSKRGLEAQVEEMKTQLEELEDELQAAEDAKLRLEVNMQALKAQFERDLQGRDEMGEEKKRQLVKQVRELETELEDERKQRALAAAAKKKLETDMKDLEGQIETANKGRDEAIKQLRKLQAQMKDYQRELEDARAAREEVLITAKESEKKAKSLEAELIQLQEELAAAERARKQAEAERDELNDELASNSSGKSALTDEKRRLEAKIAQLEEELEEEQSNMEILNDRLRKSTQQVDQLNIELQAERSTSQKNESARQQMERQNKELKAKLQEMENQVKSKFKSSISALETKVAQLEEQLEQENRDKQASAKSMRQKDKKLKDLMMQVEDERKQAEQYKDQADKANSRMKQLKRQLEESEEESQRATAARRKLQRELDEATEANDAMSREVNSLKSKLRRGNEPSFGSTQRRMGGSRRVVEDASEEELDSQTDFNGTKSSE
- the myh11a gene encoding myosin-11a isoform X1 → MSKKTPAEDEKFLFVDRDVLNSPMAQADWAAKKLVWVPSEKHGFEAASIKEEHGEEVLVELADNGKKATVNKDDIQKMNPPKFSKVEDMAELTCLNEASVLHNLRERYFSGLIYTYSGLFCVVVNPYKMLPIYSEKIIDMYKGKKRHEVPPHIYSITDNAYRNMMQDREDQSILCTGESGAGKTENTKKVIQYLAVVASSHKGKKDSSAQQSGSQFAYGELEKQLLQANPILEAFGNAKTIKNDNSSRFGKFIRINFDVTGYIVGANIETYLLEKSRCIRQAKTERAFHIFYYMIAGAKDKLREELLLEPFSNYRFLSAGHVQIPGQQDDEMYEETMEAMNIMGLTEEERIDILKVCSTVMQLGNIEFKKERNQEQATMPDNTAAQKVCHLQGINVTDFTRAILTPRIKVGREVVQKAQTKEQADFATEALAKAIFERLFRWILGRVNKALDKTKRQGASFLGILDIAGFEIFEDNSFEQLCINYTNEKLQQLFNHTMFILEQEEYQREGIEWNFIDFGLDLQPCIELIERPNNPPGILALLDEECWFPKATDVSFVEKLLNTQGNHVKFAKPKQLKSKTEFSILHYAGKVDYNATAWLTKNMDPLNDNVTALLSNSSSPFVQDLWKDADRVVGLDTLAKMTDSSMPSASKTKKGMFRTVGQLYKESLGKLMTTLHNTQPNFVRCIIPNHEKRAGKLDAHLVLEQLRCNGVLEGIRICRQGFPNRIVFQEFRQRYEILAASAIPKGFMDGKQACCLMIKHLDLDPNLYRIGQSKIFFRTGVLAQLEEERDLKITVIIIAFQAQARGFLARKAFAKRQQQLTAMKVIQRNCAAYLKLRNWQWWRLFTKVKPLLQVTRQEEEMSLKDEELQKAKEVATKFESELKEITLKHTQIVEERNALQEQLQAETELFAEAEEMRVRLAAKKQELEEILHEMEARLDEEEERAQALLLDKKKMQQQMQELEEHLEEEEDARQKLQLEKVTCEGKIKKLEEDVLVMEDQNNKLLKERKLMEERIADFSATLAEEEEKSKNLTKLKNKHESMISELEVRLKKEEKTRQELDKAKRKLEAESNDLQEQIADLQAQIADLKAQLAKKEEELQNALARLEDETAQKNNALKKIRELEGHISDLQEDLDSERAARNKAEKIKRDLGEELEALKSELEDTLDTTATQQELRAKREQEVTLLKRAMEDENRTHEAQVQEMRQKHTQAVEELTEQLEQSKRVKTNLEKAKQALEKETSELTIEVRSLTQAKQEGEHKRKKLEGQVTDLQSRFSDSEKQKAELGERCSKMTVELESVTNLLNEAEGKNIKLSKDVTSLTSQIQDTQELLAEETRQKLQFSTKLRQAEDDKNSLQEQLEEEMEAKRNVERHVSTLNIQLSDAKKKLEEMSGNIELFEEGKKRLQRDLEAANTQFEEKASAYDKLEKTKNRLQQELEDTLMDLDNQRQIVSNLEKKQKKFDQMLAEEKSISSKYADERDRAEAEAREKETKALSLARALEEAQDAREELERANKALRLEMEDLISSKDDVGKNVHELEKSKRGLEAQVEEMKTQLEELEDELQAAEDAKLRLEVNMQALKAQFERDLQGRDEMGEEKKRQLVKQVRELETELEDERKQRALAAAAKKKLETDMKDLEGQIETANKGRDEAIKQLRKLQAQMKDYQRELEDARAAREEVLITAKESEKKAKSLEAELIQLQEELAAAERARKQAEAERDELNDELASNSSGKSALTDEKRRLEAKIAQLEEELEEEQSNMEILNDRLRKSTQQVDQLNIELQAERSTSQKNESARQQMERQNKELKAKLQEMENQVKSKFKSSISALETKVAQLEEQLEQENRDKQASAKSMRQKDKKLKDLMMQVEDERKQAEQYKDQADKANSRMKQLKRQLEESEEESQRATAARRKLQRELDEATEANDAMSREVNSLKSKLRRGNEPSFGSTQRRMGGSRRVVEDASEEELDSQTDFNGTKSSE
- the myh11a gene encoding myosin-11a isoform X3, translating into MSKKTPAEDEKFLFVDRDVLNSPMAQADWAAKKLVWVPSEKHGFEAASIKEEHGEEVLVELADNGKKATVNKDDIQKMNPPKFSKVEDMAELTCLNEASVLHNLRERYFSGLIYTYSGLFCVVVNPYKMLPIYSEKIIDMYKGKKRHEVPPHIYSITDNAYRNMMQDREDQSILCTGESGAGKTENTKKVIQYLAVVASSHKGKKDSSAQQSGSQFAYGELEKQLLQANPILEAFGNAKTIKNDNSSRFGKFIRINFDVTGYIVGANIETYLLEKSRCIRQAKTERAFHIFYYMIAGAKDKLREELLLEPFSNYRFLSAGHVQIPGQQDDEMYEETMEAMNIMGLTEEERIDILKVCSTVMQLGNIEFKKERNQEQATMPDNTAAQKVCHLQGINVTDFTRAILTPRIKVGREVVQKAQTKEQADFATEALAKAIFERLFRWILGRVNKALDKTKRQGASFLGILDIAGFEIFEDNSFEQLCINYTNEKLQQLFNHTMFILEQEEYQREGIEWNFIDFGLDLQPCIELIERPNNPPGILALLDEECWFPKATDVSFVEKLLNTQGNHVKFAKPKQLKSKTEFSILHYAGKVDYNATAWLTKNMDPLNDNVTALLSNSSSPFVQDLWKDADRVVGLDTLAKMTDSSMPSASKTKKGMFRTVGQLYKESLGKLMTTLHNTQPNFVRCIIPNHEKRAGKLDAHLVLEQLRCNGVLEGIRICRQGFPNRIVFQEFRQRYEILAASAIPKGFMDGKQACCLMIKHLDLDPNLYRIGQSKIFFRTGVLAQLEEERDLKITVIIIAFQAQARGFLARKAFAKRQQQLTAMKVIQRNCAAYLKLRNWQWWRLFTKVKPLLQVTRQEEEMSLKDEELQKAKEVATKFESELKEITLKHTQIVEERNALQEQLQAETELFAEAEEMRVRLAAKKQELEEILHEMEARLDEEEERAQALLLDKKKMQQQMQELEEHLEEEEDARQKLQLEKVTCEGKIKKLEEDVLVMEDQNNKLLKERKLMEERIADFSATLAEEEEKSKNLTKLKNKHESMISELEVRLKKEEKTRQELDKAKRKLEAESNDLQEQIADLQAQIADLKAQLAKKEEELQNALARLEDETAQKNNALKKIRELEGHISDLQEDLDSERAARNKAEKIKRDLGEELEALKSELEDTLDTTATQQELRAKREQEVTLLKRAMEDENRTHEAQVQEMRQKHTQAVEELTEQLEQSKRVKTNLEKAKQALEKETSELTIEVRSLTQAKQEGEHKRKKLEGQVTDLQSRFSDSEKQKAELGERCSKMTVELESVTNLLNEAEGKNIKLSKDVTSLTSQIQDTQELLAEETRQKLQFSTKLRQAEDDKNSLQEQLEEEMEAKRNVERHVSTLNIQLSDAKKKLEEMSGNIELFEEGKKRLQRDLEAANTQFEEKASAYDKLEKTKNRLQQELEDTLMDLDNQRQIVSNLEKKQKKFDQMLAEEKSISSKYADERDRAEAEAREKETKALSLARALEEAQDAREELERANKALRLEMEDLISSKDDVGKNVHELEKSKRGLEAQVEEMKTQLEELEDELQAAEDAKLRLEVNMQALKAQFERDLQGRDEMGEEKKRQLVKQVRELETELEDERKQRALAAAAKKKLETDMKDLEGQIETANKGRDEAIKQLRKLQAQMKDYQRELEDARAAREEVLITAKESEKKAKSLEAELIQLQEELAAAERARKQAEAERDELNDELASNSSGKSALTDEKRRLEAKIAQLEEELEEEQSNMEILNDRLRKSTQQVDQLNIELQAERSTSQKNESARQQMERQNKELKAKLQEMENQVKSKFKSSISALETKVAQLEEQLEQENRDKQASAKSMRQKDKKLKDLMMQVEDERKQAEQYKDQADKANSRMKQLKRQLEESEEESQRATAARRKLQRELDEATEANDAMSREVNSLKSKLRGNPEPKE